In a single window of the Bactrocera dorsalis isolate Fly_Bdor chromosome 2, ASM2337382v1, whole genome shotgun sequence genome:
- the LOC125776699 gene encoding uncharacterized protein LOC125776699 isoform X1: MPSAQIFYKKLLLETGISADWNLVRWKVRNMRTAYNKAEQWRNGTGAGLLEEQGIESIDQKLSKMCPHYKRLQSIFFKSKSADSTQYVFQSEDGTTNHGECEIIQQSEYDSGSMFVDEIATTTESEHDNLFYTLPNDIEIATPVSSKRAQNINDNKAVEFAEKMRKSAPKTAISKLSALQSERNELQMQRLELEKEKHRDYMEREEIRISIEKEKFVLEKERHEKMFELEKEKLAIEKENNKDKLKILTMELEMKERLARYELELKYKQ; encoded by the exons ATGCCTTCTgcacaaattttttacaaaaaattactattGGAAACAGGAATCTCAGCAGATTGGAATTTAGTTCGGTGGAAAGTACGCAACATGCGCACCGCATACAACAAAGCAGAGCAGTGGAGAAATGGGACAGGCGCCGGCCTGTTAGAGGAACAAGGTATCGAAAGTATTGATc aAAAACTGAGCAAGATGTGTCCCCATTATAAGCGATTGCAGAGCATATTTTTTAAGAGCAAATCGGCAGACTCGACACAGTACGTGTTCCAGTCCGAAGATGGTACAACTAATCATGGTGAATGTGAAATTATTCAGCAGAGCGAATATGACAGTGGTAGTATGTTCGTTGACGAAATTGCGACAACGACTGAAAGCGAAcatgataatttattttatacgttGCCGAATGATATAGAAATTGCAACACCAGTTTCTTCTAAACGAGCTCAAAATATAAATGACAACAAGGCAGTAGAATTCGCTGAAAAGATGAGGAAATCGGCACCGAAAACAGCAATTAGCAAATTATCTGCACTACAATCGGAAAGAAATGAGCTACAAATGCAACGCTTAGAATTAGAAAAGGAGAAACACAGAGACTACATGGAAAGGGAGGAAATACGGATAAGTATAGAAAAGGAAAAGTTTGTTTTGGAAAAAGAAAGACACGAGAAAATGTTTGAGctggaaaaagaaaaattagccATAGAAAAAGAGAACAATAaggataaattaaaaattttgactatGGAGCTGGAGATGAAGGAGCGACTAGCACGTTATGAGTTAGAACTAAAATACAAACAGTAA
- the LOC125776699 gene encoding uncharacterized protein LOC125776699 isoform X2, protein MPSAQIFYKKLLLETGISADWNLVRWKVRNMRTAYNKAEQWRNGTGAGLLEEQEKLSKMCPHYKRLQSIFFKSKSADSTQYVFQSEDGTTNHGECEIIQQSEYDSGSMFVDEIATTTESEHDNLFYTLPNDIEIATPVSSKRAQNINDNKAVEFAEKMRKSAPKTAISKLSALQSERNELQMQRLELEKEKHRDYMEREEIRISIEKEKFVLEKERHEKMFELEKEKLAIEKENNKDKLKILTMELEMKERLARYELELKYKQ, encoded by the exons ATGCCTTCTgcacaaattttttacaaaaaattactattGGAAACAGGAATCTCAGCAGATTGGAATTTAGTTCGGTGGAAAGTACGCAACATGCGCACCGCATACAACAAAGCAGAGCAGTGGAGAAATGGGACAGGCGCCGGCCTGTTAGAGGAACAAG aAAAACTGAGCAAGATGTGTCCCCATTATAAGCGATTGCAGAGCATATTTTTTAAGAGCAAATCGGCAGACTCGACACAGTACGTGTTCCAGTCCGAAGATGGTACAACTAATCATGGTGAATGTGAAATTATTCAGCAGAGCGAATATGACAGTGGTAGTATGTTCGTTGACGAAATTGCGACAACGACTGAAAGCGAAcatgataatttattttatacgttGCCGAATGATATAGAAATTGCAACACCAGTTTCTTCTAAACGAGCTCAAAATATAAATGACAACAAGGCAGTAGAATTCGCTGAAAAGATGAGGAAATCGGCACCGAAAACAGCAATTAGCAAATTATCTGCACTACAATCGGAAAGAAATGAGCTACAAATGCAACGCTTAGAATTAGAAAAGGAGAAACACAGAGACTACATGGAAAGGGAGGAAATACGGATAAGTATAGAAAAGGAAAAGTTTGTTTTGGAAAAAGAAAGACACGAGAAAATGTTTGAGctggaaaaagaaaaattagccATAGAAAAAGAGAACAATAaggataaattaaaaattttgactatGGAGCTGGAGATGAAGGAGCGACTAGCACGTTATGAGTTAGAACTAAAATACAAACAGTAA
- the LOC125776685 gene encoding uncharacterized protein LOC125776685 translates to MPRKSEKTKILDFIVDNCEDQIADVNDADDAAVDDILDCSMEEVIIILQCRRGIEKFIPKSITWRLDVLSELDDTRLKQMLRVDRFQFTHLVGLIKTDEVFNRLHSCKQFSIELQVAVVLYRLGAYGENASIRKIASIFGIGDGSTIGVITERVFKAFQRLERKIIFWPDYAERNLIVSQTFNELPYCIGYVDGTEIALAEAPVHNHTTYFSKNRRYSIKAQVVCDHKCRIRHIVVGHVGSAHDAKVYKTCALFLEESKFFSGFQWLAGDSAYPISKTLITPYRSNSKQLDIEKRNEFNRRHSKYRVRIIKLFWVVKREIW, encoded by the exons ATGCCGCGAAAAagcgaaaaaactaaaatattagattttattGTTGATAATTGTGAAGATCAAATTGCTGATGTGAACG ATGCCGATGATGCAGCCGTGGATGATATTTTAGACTGCTCTATGGAAGAGGTGATCATTATATTGCAGTGCCGCCGAGGAATTGAGaaatttattccaaaaagtatAACTTGGCGTTTGGATGTGTTAAGTGAACTGGATGATACCAGGTTGAAGCAAATGTTAAGGGTGGATCGATTTCAATTCACTCATTTGGTTGGGTTAATTAAAACAGACGAGGTTTTTAATCGACTTCACTCCTGCAAACAGTTTTCTATAGAGTTGCAAGTTGCAGTTGTGTTATACAGACTTGGGGCTTACGGTGAAAATGCTTCCATAAGGAAAATAGCTTCTATTTTTGGAATTGGCGATGGAAGCACAATTGGCGTTATAACAGAAAGAGTATTTAAAGCTTTCCAACGATTGgagagaaaaattatattttggccAGATTACGCTGaaagaaatttaatagtttCCCAAAcgttcaacgaacttccatatTGCATTGGTTACGTAGATGGGACAGAGATTGCTCTTGCCGAAGCGCCCGTCCATAACCACACGacgtatttttctaaaaatcgaCGTTACTCTATAAAAGCTCAAGTGGTTTGTGACCACAAATGCAGAATTCGACATATTGTAGTGGGCCATGTGGGTAGCGCTCATGATGCTAAAGTATATAAAACATGCGCTTTGTTTCTTGAAgagtcgaaatttttttcaggATTTCAGTGGCTAGCAGGTGACTCAGCTTATCCGATTTCCAAAACGTTAATAACACCATATCGAAGCAACTCAAAGCAATTGGACATAGAAAAACGCAATGAATTTAATCGACGCCATAGTAAGTATCGCGTAcgaattataaaattgttttgggTTGTTAAAAGAGAAATTTGGTAG